In Streptomyces sp. SID8374, one genomic interval encodes:
- a CDS encoding NAD-dependent epimerase/dehydratase family protein, translating to MEIFVIGATGFVGGHLVRHLAAEGHTVTGLARTGAAATALRARGITPVAADLDVRRPAAVAAALRADAVVYAARPAPEQESATAEELVRALAGTGRTFVFLSGSGVLMQRTEGAWSPGVFAEHDPFTPEPLAAYRKAAEDTVLAAAGEGVRSMVVRPGLIWGPGDHGHVPMVHRSVATTGAAVYVGPGLNTYGHVHIDDVTRLFTLALAGGRAGGLYHAVAGEIPNRWIAERVAADLGVRTRSLTPGEAAGVWGEFGALVMAASSRIRAVASRQELGWRPEHTDMLTMIGEPRLRALATPGA from the coding sequence ATGGAGATCTTCGTCATCGGCGCCACCGGTTTCGTCGGCGGCCACCTCGTCCGCCACCTCGCGGCCGAAGGCCACACCGTCACCGGCCTGGCCCGCACCGGTGCGGCGGCCACCGCCCTCCGGGCCCGGGGTATCACTCCGGTCGCCGCCGACCTGGACGTGCGCCGCCCCGCCGCCGTCGCGGCGGCCCTGCGCGCGGACGCGGTCGTCTACGCCGCCCGGCCCGCCCCGGAGCAGGAGAGCGCCACCGCCGAGGAGCTGGTCCGCGCGCTCGCCGGTACGGGCAGGACGTTCGTCTTCCTGTCCGGCAGCGGGGTGCTGATGCAGCGCACCGAGGGCGCCTGGAGCCCCGGCGTCTTCGCCGAACACGACCCCTTCACCCCCGAGCCGCTGGCCGCGTACCGCAAGGCGGCCGAGGACACCGTCCTGGCCGCCGCAGGGGAGGGTGTGCGGTCGATGGTCGTCCGCCCCGGTCTGATCTGGGGCCCCGGCGACCACGGCCACGTGCCGATGGTCCACCGGTCCGTCGCCACGACCGGGGCGGCCGTCTATGTCGGGCCGGGGCTCAACACCTACGGCCACGTCCACATCGACGATGTGACGCGCCTGTTCACCCTCGCCCTGGCCGGCGGACGCGCCGGCGGGCTCTACCACGCGGTGGCCGGCGAGATCCCCAACCGCTGGATCGCGGAACGCGTCGCCGCCGACCTCGGGGTGAGGACGCGCAGCCTCACTCCCGGGGAAGCCGCCGGGGTGTGGGGCGAGTTCGGCGCCCTCGTCATGGCCGCGTCCAGCCGCATCCGCGCCGTCGCCTCCCGGCAGGAACTGGGCTGGCGTCCTGAGCACACCGACATGCTCACCATGATCGGCGAGCCGCGGCTGCGCGCGCTCGCCACGCCCGGAGCGTGA